The Janthinobacterium lividum genome has a window encoding:
- a CDS encoding protein-glutamate O-methyltransferase CheR, with protein MSHAATLTPEVLTTLIALVREHTGIAMTARKSVLLERRLQPRLQALSLPSYQAYLERVASDRDEVAHFIDLVTTNDTLFFRTPSIWDYFRDRYLPAWTRAHPDGCLEIWSAAAASGEELYSIAMLCEQFKLQVPAFHYQILASDISQQILGAARAGQYSGRSVERIRLSHPDLLRKYFTPSPYGVKVNEELRQHVSFAQHNLLDALRPARQFDLVFLRNVLIYFDAEHQETVLRQARLSLKDEGRLILGESETIARLGTGYQFEFPMIYKAGTA; from the coding sequence ATGAGCCACGCGGCCACCTTGACGCCCGAAGTGCTGACGACCCTGATCGCGCTGGTGCGCGAGCATACGGGCATCGCCATGACGGCGCGCAAGAGCGTCTTGCTGGAACGGCGTTTGCAGCCTCGGCTGCAGGCGCTGTCCCTGCCCAGCTACCAGGCTTACCTGGAACGGGTGGCCAGCGACCGCGACGAGGTGGCCCATTTCATCGACCTGGTGACCACCAACGACACCCTGTTCTTCCGCACGCCATCGATCTGGGATTACTTCCGCGACCGCTACCTGCCCGCCTGGACTCGCGCCCATCCGGATGGCTGCCTGGAAATCTGGTCTGCGGCGGCCGCCAGCGGCGAAGAGCTGTATTCGATCGCCATGCTGTGCGAGCAATTCAAGCTGCAAGTGCCCGCTTTCCACTACCAGATCCTGGCCAGCGATATTTCGCAGCAAATCCTGGGCGCGGCGCGGGCCGGCCAATACAGCGGCCGCTCCGTCGAGCGCATCCGATTGTCGCACCCGGACTTGCTGCGCAAATATTTCACACCCTCGCCGTATGGCGTCAAGGTCAACGAAGAGCTGCGGCAACACGTCAGTTTTGCGCAGCACAATCTGCTCGATGCGCTACGCCCTGCCCGGCAGTTCGACCTGGTGTTCTTGCGCAATGTGCTGATTTATTTCGACGCCGAGCACCAGGAAACCGTGCTGCGCCAGGCGCGCCTGAGCCTCAAGGATGAAGGCAGGCTGATCCTGGGCGAGTCGGAAACCATCGCGCGCCTCGGTACCGGCTATCAATTCGAGTTTCCCATGATTTATAAGGCAGGCACGGCATGA
- a CDS encoding chemotaxis protein CheD, which translates to MSITLLNEHDAPLHHVGMGQLCVGTHGEQLQALLGSCIGIGFIWKNGPCCGLAHCLLPEAPGADTALGAPNARYVSQAVPSLLRLMGVRQADYADIEVVLAGGASMFGPRNGRLQVGRQNVEAAQKYLDQCGLHVSFCALGGRHGRQLLIDCARHSYAVTDVVAQPELIPHKEGAYGYA; encoded by the coding sequence ATGAGCATCACCCTACTCAACGAACACGACGCGCCCTTGCACCATGTTGGCATGGGGCAACTTTGCGTGGGTACGCATGGCGAGCAGCTGCAAGCTTTGCTCGGCTCCTGCATCGGCATCGGCTTCATCTGGAAGAATGGCCCCTGCTGTGGCCTGGCCCACTGTTTGCTACCCGAAGCGCCCGGCGCCGACACTGCCCTTGGCGCCCCTAATGCACGCTATGTGAGCCAGGCCGTGCCCTCGCTGCTGCGTTTGATGGGCGTGCGCCAGGCCGATTACGCCGACATCGAAGTGGTGCTGGCGGGCGGCGCCAGCATGTTTGGCCCGCGCAATGGGCGCCTGCAAGTGGGCCGGCAAAACGTGGAAGCGGCGCAAAAATACCTGGACCAGTGCGGCTTGCACGTGAGCTTTTGCGCGCTGGGCGGCCGCCACGGGCGCCAGTTGCTGATCGATTGCGCGCGGCACAGCTATGCCGTCACCGATGTGGTGGCGCAACCCGAACTGATACCACACAAGGAAGGCGCATATGGCTATGCATGA